The following proteins are co-located in the Desmospora profundinema genome:
- a CDS encoding peptidase MA family metallohydrolase, whose translation MRWRGVRVALLLLMLTAVMVPSVVKAADPVESASEAASRLIRQKQDAVNQGNRAAYLSVLNPANHTYVEEQSRWFDDAIRWMDPGTYRLRLISLIPEREHQLRAWVEQGYRKNGTWHRVRFPLSLQETATGWKDSDHPFHHLTQGNVLVRYSDPAQQEQALIVQEAASKALVEFQRQLGWSPQGQVEIKIYRDPEVFRQSVKPSLPRWAGGWHEAGQAIKLVGADSYTDRRLLSSTVVHELTHRMVSEQSGDNAAYWLQEGAAEYYQSHLLPGLIQEDETDRPLPRWSLQELEQVRLESLPPDKAADYYTQCDQLFRFIVHRFGQTSVKRIWSTLELHPTIDRDGADKMETSNQRTRDALKKVTGMTLSELEREWLNWMKIEKKDPFRNESGLNGMNYAP comes from the coding sequence ATGCGATGGAGGGGAGTGAGGGTGGCGCTCCTGCTCCTGATGTTGACAGCGGTGATGGTTCCCTCTGTTGTGAAGGCAGCAGACCCAGTGGAGTCGGCATCTGAAGCGGCTTCCCGTTTAATCCGACAGAAACAGGATGCGGTTAATCAGGGGAATCGAGCTGCCTACTTATCCGTTCTCAATCCTGCTAATCATACATATGTAGAAGAACAGTCACGTTGGTTTGATGACGCCATTCGTTGGATGGATCCCGGGACCTATCGATTGCGGCTCATTTCCCTCATTCCGGAACGGGAGCACCAGCTTCGTGCTTGGGTGGAGCAGGGATACCGCAAAAACGGTACCTGGCATCGAGTGAGATTTCCCCTGTCGTTACAGGAAACTGCCACAGGTTGGAAGGATTCCGATCACCCCTTTCACCATCTTACGCAGGGAAACGTTCTCGTCCGTTATTCGGATCCTGCGCAGCAGGAGCAAGCCCTCATCGTCCAGGAGGCGGCAAGCAAAGCGTTGGTGGAGTTCCAACGACAACTGGGATGGAGTCCCCAAGGGCAGGTGGAGATCAAAATTTACCGCGATCCGGAAGTGTTCCGTCAATCGGTGAAGCCGTCTCTTCCCCGGTGGGCCGGAGGGTGGCATGAGGCCGGGCAGGCGATCAAATTGGTGGGAGCCGATTCTTATACGGACCGTCGCCTCCTCTCGTCTACGGTCGTGCATGAATTAACACACCGAATGGTAAGTGAGCAAAGCGGGGATAATGCCGCCTATTGGTTGCAGGAGGGTGCGGCGGAATACTACCAATCTCACCTCCTACCCGGTCTGATTCAGGAGGATGAAACCGATCGCCCCCTTCCCCGCTGGTCCCTGCAAGAGTTGGAGCAGGTACGCCTGGAATCGCTTCCCCCGGACAAAGCCGCCGACTACTACACCCAGTGCGACCAATTGTTTCGATTCATTGTTCACCGATTTGGGCAAACCTCTGTTAAAAGGATTTGGTCTACTCTGGAGCTTCATCCCACCATTGATCGGGACGGAGCGGATAAAATGGAGACATCAAATCAACGGACGCGGGATGCCTTAAAAAAAGTGACCGGCATGACGTTAAGTGAGCTGGAGCGAGAATGGCTCAACTGGATGAAAATAGAGAAGAAAGATCCCTTTCGAAACGAGTCCGGATTAAACGGGATGAACTATGCCCCGTGA
- a CDS encoding NCS2 family permease: MDQSILARFFRFGENKTHLRTEILAGATTFLTMAYILLVNPFLLGHEAGMDFGAVFVATALAAAIGSLLMGVLANYPIALAPGMGLNAYFTYTVVLGMGVPWQTALGAVFISGVVFLILTVTKLREAIINAIPRGLKHAVSAGIGLFIAFIGLKNAELIVASEATTVALNENLMQPGPLLTLFGLVLTLLLMIRGWKGAVFFGMIGTAVVGMFTGVVDLPDRFFSAPPSVAPTLMQMDILGALELGFFAIIFAFIFVDLFDTAGTLVGVTNQAGLMKDNKLPRAGRALTADSVATMSGAALGTSTVTSYIESSAGVASGGRTGMTAVTVAGLFLLSIFFFPLVKTFASVAAITSPALIIVGVLMASSLKEIEWNDLTEAVPAFLTILIMPLAFSIATGIALGFILYPLAKVFAGKAKQVHPLLYILAVIFIARFLFMGSM; encoded by the coding sequence ATGGATCAATCGATATTGGCCCGATTCTTCCGCTTTGGTGAAAACAAGACCCATTTGCGTACGGAGATCTTGGCCGGAGCCACCACTTTCCTGACCATGGCTTATATATTGCTGGTCAATCCCTTTCTGTTGGGCCACGAAGCCGGAATGGATTTTGGTGCGGTCTTTGTGGCCACTGCGTTGGCAGCTGCGATCGGGAGCCTGTTGATGGGCGTGTTGGCCAATTATCCAATCGCGTTGGCACCAGGGATGGGGCTGAATGCATATTTCACCTATACCGTGGTGCTGGGTATGGGAGTGCCTTGGCAGACCGCTTTGGGTGCAGTCTTTATCTCCGGGGTGGTTTTCCTCATCCTGACGGTGACCAAGCTGCGGGAAGCGATTATCAATGCGATTCCTAGAGGATTAAAACATGCGGTGTCCGCCGGGATTGGTTTGTTCATCGCGTTTATTGGACTAAAAAATGCGGAGTTAATCGTGGCCAGTGAGGCCACCACGGTTGCGCTCAACGAAAACCTGATGCAGCCGGGTCCGCTGTTAACTTTGTTCGGTTTGGTTTTGACCCTGTTGTTGATGATCCGTGGATGGAAGGGTGCCGTGTTTTTCGGGATGATCGGTACCGCTGTCGTGGGGATGTTCACGGGGGTGGTGGATTTGCCCGATCGCTTTTTTTCTGCTCCGCCAAGTGTGGCGCCTACTTTGATGCAGATGGATATCCTGGGGGCATTAGAACTTGGATTCTTTGCGATCATCTTTGCCTTCATTTTCGTGGATCTCTTTGACACGGCAGGGACACTGGTGGGAGTGACCAACCAGGCCGGTTTGATGAAGGACAACAAGCTGCCCCGTGCGGGTCGTGCCTTAACGGCCGACTCCGTCGCCACCATGTCCGGAGCGGCTCTGGGAACCTCCACCGTTACGTCCTACATTGAATCCTCCGCCGGTGTGGCTTCCGGCGGCCGGACTGGGATGACCGCGGTGACGGTGGCCGGATTATTCCTGTTGTCCATCTTTTTCTTTCCGCTGGTAAAGACTTTTGCCTCGGTTGCAGCCATCACCTCGCCAGCCTTGATCATCGTCGGTGTTCTGATGGCTTCCAGCCTGAAGGAGATCGAGTGGAACGACCTCACGGAAGCCGTGCCCGCTTTTCTCACCATCTTGATTATGCCGTTGGCCTTCAGTATCGCAACCGGAATCGCCTTGGGATTCATTCTGTATCCGTTGGCCAAGGTGTTCGCCGGCAAAGCGAAGCAGGTGCATCCCCTTTTGTATATATTGGCGGTCATCTTTATCGCCCGCTTTCTGTTTATGGGGAGTATGTGA
- the guaA gene encoding glutamine-hydrolyzing GMP synthase, with the protein MDKPMDERVVVLDFGGQYNQLIARRIRDLGVFSELVPYHVSADKLQEMAPAGIVFSGGPASVYGEGAPKCDPAIFDLRIPILGICYGMQLISAHYGAEVDRAGKREYGKAEVEVVSDSTLFSGMDRKQSVWMSHSDVVTAPPAGFQVDGKTASAPVAAMSDPDRKVYAVQFHPEVRHTVEGNTMIQRFLYDVCGCEGNWSMETFIDDTVDELKRHVGDKRVLCALSGGVDSSVVAALIHRAIGDQLTCVFVDHGLLRKGEADSVMRTFSDHFQMNVVKVDAQERFLTKLKGVTDPEQKRKIIGNEFIRVFEEEQKKLGHHQFLGQGTLYTDIIESGTETAQTIKSHHNVGGLPEDMQMDLVEPVNTLFKDEVRKVGEELGLPREIVWRQPFPGPGLGIRVIGEVTEEKLVIVRESDAILRDEIAKAGLDREIWQYFTALPDFKSVGVMGDARTYAYTVGIRAVTSIDGMTADWARIPNEVLEKISNRIINEVDGVNRVVYDITSKPPATIEWE; encoded by the coding sequence ATGGACAAACCAATGGATGAACGCGTGGTCGTATTGGATTTCGGGGGGCAGTACAACCAGTTGATCGCCCGTCGGATCCGGGATTTGGGGGTTTTCAGTGAACTGGTTCCGTATCATGTCTCTGCGGACAAGCTGCAGGAGATGGCACCTGCGGGTATTGTTTTCTCCGGGGGACCCGCCAGTGTCTACGGAGAAGGAGCCCCAAAATGTGATCCTGCCATCTTTGATTTGAGGATTCCCATTTTGGGAATTTGCTATGGCATGCAGCTGATCTCCGCACACTATGGGGCGGAAGTGGACCGGGCAGGTAAACGGGAGTACGGGAAAGCGGAAGTGGAAGTGGTATCCGACTCGACACTTTTTTCCGGTATGGACCGCAAACAGTCTGTATGGATGAGCCACAGTGATGTGGTGACCGCTCCGCCTGCCGGTTTTCAAGTGGACGGTAAAACCGCTTCGGCACCGGTGGCCGCGATGAGCGATCCGGATCGCAAAGTGTACGCCGTCCAGTTTCATCCTGAGGTGAGACACACCGTGGAAGGGAATACCATGATCCAGCGTTTCCTTTATGATGTATGTGGCTGTGAAGGAAACTGGAGCATGGAGACCTTTATCGATGACACCGTAGATGAGTTGAAACGCCACGTTGGGGATAAGCGTGTACTGTGTGCCCTGTCCGGGGGGGTGGATTCGTCTGTCGTGGCCGCCTTGATTCACCGGGCGATCGGGGATCAGCTCACCTGCGTCTTTGTGGACCACGGCTTGCTGCGCAAAGGGGAAGCGGACAGCGTGATGCGAACCTTCTCCGATCACTTCCAGATGAATGTGGTCAAAGTGGACGCTCAGGAGCGTTTTTTGACCAAGTTGAAGGGTGTCACCGATCCGGAACAAAAGCGGAAGATCATTGGCAATGAGTTTATCCGAGTGTTCGAGGAAGAACAGAAAAAACTGGGTCACCATCAATTTCTGGGACAAGGGACCCTTTATACCGACATTATCGAGTCGGGGACGGAGACGGCCCAGACGATCAAGTCCCACCATAATGTAGGCGGCTTGCCTGAGGACATGCAAATGGACCTGGTGGAACCGGTCAATACCTTGTTTAAGGATGAAGTACGGAAAGTAGGCGAAGAGTTGGGCCTGCCCCGGGAAATTGTTTGGCGTCAACCCTTCCCCGGTCCGGGTCTTGGAATCCGGGTGATTGGAGAGGTAACCGAGGAGAAATTGGTGATCGTTCGTGAATCGGATGCCATCTTGCGCGACGAGATTGCAAAGGCGGGATTGGATCGCGAGATTTGGCAATACTTCACCGCACTTCCCGACTTTAAGAGCGTGGGAGTAATGGGAGATGCCCGCACATACGCCTATACGGTCGGCATCCGTGCGGTCACTTCCATCGACGGCATGACCGCCGATTGGGCTCGCATTCCCAATGAAGTGTTGGAAAAAATATCGAATCGCATCATTAATGAAGTGGATGGAGTCAACCGGGTGGTGTACGACATCACATCTAAACCGCCTGCCACCATTGAGTGGGAGTGA